Proteins from a single region of Macrotis lagotis isolate mMagLag1 chromosome 2, bilby.v1.9.chrom.fasta, whole genome shotgun sequence:
- the LOC141514685 gene encoding uncharacterized protein LOC141514685 has product MGSKLSKEQVFIRDLKLALKDRGVKVKKKDLVRFFLFIDEVCPWFLVTGPEIHPGKWQKVGRDLNQKLKIEGPDAVPVTAFSYWGLIRDIVESATGDPTKQQLLSVAESCLRPLLRTASIKSLKEEEAKPPKTPSRSPSVVIEIPPSKSLYPPLPSEITPAEEPIICPVFTRNKNLQAGPEMDPDSEPDPDSEPLDPGDEAELEEEAARYNNPDWPLASAPPPYLTAPAFLSLGPNMTTLTEAREQLSVQVKELREVLDLQTQYAQLSSELSALQDSLQRSLKIPLLKNQFNSKTRSESKTKQRHSKAGAATNHKKQMVFHVMTRSRQDDSDPGTGDIEPPESSHSEEEEEEEEEDKKGEDEGEEADSRGRQKSQEYRKIHFKTLKDLHAAIKAYGPNAPFTLSALEAISHGGYLLPSEWLSRPGSTYTGTVPHLEG; this is encoded by the coding sequence atgggttccaagctgtctaaagaacaggtctttatACGGGACCTCAAACTGGCACTTAAGGACAggggagttaaagtaaagaaaaaggatcttgttagattcttcctttttatagatgaagtatgcccgtggtttctggtaacgggacctgagatccacccaggcaaatggcagaaagtaggaagagatcttaatcagaaattgaaaatagaaggacccgatgCTGTCCCTGTTACAGCCTtttcttactggggtcttataagagacatagtggaaagtGCCACCGGGGACCCCACAAAAcaacagcttctttcagttgcGGAGTCCTGCCTCCGCCCTCTTTTGcgtacagcctctataaagtctttgaaagaagaggaagcaaaACCTCCTAAAACTCCATCTAGATCTCCCTCAGTAGTtattgaaatccccccaagcaaatccctctatcctcctctcccttctgagataacaccagcagaggagcccataaTCTGCCCAGtatttacaagaaataagaatctccaGGCCGGTCCAGAGATGGACCCGGATTCAGAGCCGGACCCGGATTCAGAGCCTCTAGACCCAGgcgatgaggcagaacttgaagaagaagctgctagatataataatccagactggcccctagcctccgctccccctccatacctaacCGCCCCTGCCTTCCTGTCCCTGGGTCCTAATATGACCACACTCACTGAGGCGCGGGAGCAACTATCCGTGCAAGTAAAAGAACTCCGTGAGGTTTTAGACCTCCAAACGCAATATGCGCAGCTCTCCAGTGAGTTGTCTGCCCTACAGGATTCATTACAAAGGTCCCTTAAAATCCCCctcttaaaaaaccagtttaattCGAAAACCAGaagtgaaagcaaaacaaaacagagacacTCTAAGGCGGGAGCTGCCACGAATCATAAAAAACAGATGGTGTTCCATGTCATGACAAGATCCCGCCAAGATGATAGTGATCCAGGTACAGGGGATATTGAGCCCCCCGAGTCCTCTCAtagtgaggaggaagaggaagaggaagaggaagacaaGAAAGGGGAGGATGAGGGAGAAGAAGCAGATAGCCGAGGGAGGCAAAAATCACAGGAATACAGAAAAATCCATTTCAAGACTCTGAAAGACCTACATGCAGCCATTAAGGCTTACGGGCCTAATGCCCCCTTCACTCTCTCTGCGCTGGAAGCCATATCTCATGGGGGATATCTTTTACCCTCTGAATGGCTCAGTCgtccaggcagtacttacacggggacagttcctcacctggaaggctga